In Salvelinus fontinalis isolate EN_2023a chromosome 37, ASM2944872v1, whole genome shotgun sequence, the genomic stretch CAATAAAGATATTATGAATAAAATTAACATGACTAAATTACATGGGCGTCTGTACATTACAAGACCTTTATTGGCCATAAAAGGTCAGTGTAGTTGTCAATTACCTGGGGAAGATCCGATGAGGCGCCCTGACAGGTCGGCCCCGGGAAGCCTCTTCTTCAGGATGGGGACAATCTTTTCATCAAAGTATTCCATGGCCATGGAAGAGATGTCCCGCAGCTCCTGCAGCACCTCGTGAGCTCGCTGGGGAGCGCGTGTAGAGTTCACATAGCGCAGCACACGGTAGATCTCATCAATCACCTTAGGGAAAGACAATCACATGCTGGGAACCTTATACAATGTATCCTAAACCTCATTTGGCTTAGAATGTTAAGAATTTGTGTTATGTTGTTGAGGCCAAGACTTTGCAAGTTTGAAGAAGTAGCTAGTATCATCATATTGGGATGGAACTGGTCTTCCACTTAAATTAGAATACTTTAAATTGAGATTCTGCTTTCATCATTTACCCAGACCAGATTATTTCCCTAAACTATCGTCAATCTAAGAGCAGGAGTGCCATCTTGTGGCCAAATAGAGCTAAAGcttgttgacaaaaaaattaaataaagaatACCACAAAAATACCTGAAATTAACATTTCCTTCTATAAATTGGCATATATTGTGCCAGGTAGATAGTGACTGGTAGGTTACAGAGGATGTAGTTAGGTACCTTGCCAGGGATGAAGCAGCAGAGATTTGAGTCCACATATTTCATGAAGGTCATGTTGAGTAGGGAGAGGCGCGTTTCTACGGCAGCCAGGATGTCAGCATGACGGGCCAGGGAGTGGTTCCTCCGCTCTGACTCCCGCCTGCCACAACACAAAACTCACTAAATACACACACTGGACCAGACAGAGACCTTCATGATGCAAGTAACATTTATGAGTCAACAATCACTTTCCAAGGATCATCCAACAGTGAAGATGAGTGATTTGGAATAAAAGAATGAGGTGAAGAAATTCAACAAAAACATACAGTAAATGTGTTTCATAGCTTTAAGGCATGAGGTAATCACTTCTGTAATACACTGGTGCCTCTGACAATGGGGTGAGTAGCACATTTAAATGGTCTGTtagttcccagcacaaggtgcacctgtgtaatgatcatgctgtttcatcagcttcttgatatgcaaggtggatggattatcttggctaaggagaaatgcttaataacatgatataaacaaatgtgtgcacaaaattagagaaataagctttgtccatatggaacatttctgggattaatttacatttcagctcatgaaccacagtacatgttgagtttctatttttgttcagtgtatttattaTTTCATTACCCCAAAATAATCCACTTGTTACCAGGAGAGAAAAACATGGGCTTGGATTAAAGTTACAGATTTCCCAAATGTGCTTTATACCAATCTGTGGTTCCTACAGAGCTCAAACCATTCAGCACTTTTGGTTTCATTGCCTCTACACAGTAGGCCTATTCAATGATTTGCTTCAGGACATAGGCCTAGCAAAACATCCCACTTGTATTCAAGTAGCATACTATATAATTCTCTGCCTCCAGTGGTGTTGATACTGACCTTGGCAGCTGGGCTTTGACCTGCCTCTGGCACAGGCTGTGGTAGCGCTCCACCTTGAGGAAGCCTTGGTTCAGCATGCGCTGACAGATCATGTCCATGCGCTTGCATACCTGGGAAAAGAACAGGGGCGGGAAGGTATGTTTGAGTTAGTAGCTATTGGGACTCGTCTTTCACAACACCTCCAACCTCTCCATGCCCTTGCATGACACTTACAGCCGGTGATGCTCAAACAAAGTGGCCAGATGAAAAGCGTGAAACTGAAAAATAGCCTACTCCTCGACACAAACATAGCTCCAACATTCATCGAGTTCTCTGGTTTCCCTGGAAAATGTACTATTTTGATATCACATTGAAATTCCTTGAAAGTGATATCAAAATGTTAAATTGGTCTCTTGTACCACTTTCTTTCAGATGCAAGTAAATTAAAGGAAATACTTGATTCACTCGGGATAGCAGAAATGCCAACTTCAAAATGTGTAGCTAACAAACGTTAGTTACTGTGGTCATACAGAATACACAAGAAAACGTTACCTAGCTAGCACTAGTATGTTAACACATTTAGCAAGATAGAAAACAAATACCAATATCATTAGACAGGCAATATTATAACCATGTTAATATACATTTGACTAGTTTGCCACGAATTCCATCCGGGAGACCCCTACTAGCGCGATATAGCAACCTGAAATGGAATGGAACAGGTGTGTTGTTGACAAAGCTGGTGCAAATAAACTTAGCTTAGCACGTACTATAGTTCGGCACCATAGTATTATTCAGTGGGGAAATATATTACATTTTGTTCAAACATATAAACAGTGAATCAATGCATGTTACGACTTAACTTGGGAAGGAACTTATTAGCTAGCCAATAACCTCACTTGCTACTCACACTAGCTACATAACGATAGCCGATAACGTCTCTGACATAGCTAGCAACAACTAGATTAGCCAGACGCCGCATTGCCATTTGCTTCGTGGTTTGTTTTTGTTCCCTCTCACCAAGCGTATGAGGCTGATTTCGTCGTAAGACAGGAAATTGAAAACCATCTCAATCGCCACAATGGGAAGTCCTAATAGCGGGTTGTTCTGGTGTGGTTGATCCGGAGGTGGTGTAGACAATCTCGGTAACACAGAGTCGCAATCCAGGGCTTCAAAACCTCGCTCTACTCCTTCTACAACGGCCGCCATCTTAATTTGCCACGGATAGGGGAAATGACGTTTTATAGGGAACGTTCTCTCTCTGAACTGTGCTCGAAGAAAGTCTTGCAATATTGTATACAACCATTTCTATTCACTTGAGCAAAGAAAACAAGAGCAGTCTATGTCGCTGCTGTCGTCCGTGCAAAGAGCTGTGTCCAGCGCTAGGCCTGGTTTCCCAAAGGCATTTTAAGGCTAAATTCATCGTTACATCTCCGAGTTGTTTCCCAAAACCCTCTTTATTAACGTTGCACTTGAAGAAGCTCGTAATCTAACGCCTGCATCAGACCACACTTGCCCCAGCGTCGTTCGATGCTTTTTGCCCACTTAATACACAGATTTCCACTAAACATAGAATCACGTGGTTTATCCCCCTCTCTGGGACCGCTAAACAACAAAGTTGAGCACAAAATAaaaagttgccaatgtctttcAATTGATACACACCAGAGACGTATAAAAATGCTTCAAATTAAAACcaagatgactgcattaaaatacaaatacagtagtctatatgcctattttcaatcatattgaaatacatttaatgTTCAAACAATTAAGTTATATTTTGCGACGATCAGTAGGCTTATTTGTCTCAATACATCTCATATGTAGCCTAACATCGTTTGACCTTCCAAATACAAAGACGCCCATTTCTTTGCATACAAGCGAATGATAGACgcttcaaatgaaaaccgagatgACTATTAAAAGATAAATACAGTATAGGCCACATGTGCCTATATATTTGAATTATAGTGAACTAAAATGAATGTGAATAAAATAGTTGTATTTAAAGATAAATACAGTTTAGGCCACATG encodes the following:
- the LOC129836305 gene encoding F-box only protein 28-like; the encoded protein is MAAVVEGVERGFEALDCDSVLPRLSTPPPDQPHQNNPLLGLPIVAIEMVFNFLSYDEISLIRLVCKRMDMICQRMLNQGFLKVERYHSLCQRQVKAQLPRRESERRNHSLARHADILAAVETRLSLLNMTFMKYVDSNLCCFIPGKVIDEIYRVLRYVNSTRAPQRAHEVLQELRDISSMAMEYFDEKIVPILKKRLPGADLSGRLIGSSPVASPSTSLTTMSLLAKNTPSRSEMTKVQQQVKVNGVSMTALRREMQEVRVKQLEQQKQLQDQEQKLLEQTQVIGEQNARLAELEHKLRELMDSAVGGGAGPAVPSTSSASSSTGSAAVAPSSAAVTTAASAMDAAVETGGSPPLKRTRKSSDLLRQSKRLRSKK